One window from the genome of Alosa alosa isolate M-15738 ecotype Scorff River chromosome 15, AALO_Geno_1.1, whole genome shotgun sequence encodes:
- the LOC125308691 gene encoding P2Y purinoceptor 6-like — protein MSWKFPMQTYMDSYVIGIHPPHYCSVTRTYKRFYLPVTYSVVFILGLTLNGLLLWLVCSRTRRWSCSVVYMANLAVADLLYVLALPLLIISYGMDDLWPFGDIICKAVRFFFYTNLHCGMMFLMCISVHRLLGVCYPIKAMRYRTKRLAVIASSMIWILVTAEVLPTLVFAHTGFINNMTVCFDMTSPGKFKQYFPYGLFLAIVGFIIPFLVILISNCSMVRVLSKQQSDGCSNGTAMRNKSIRTLLVVSLIFVVCFGPYHITRTLYLFVRVYMPSNCKVLNVVMFSYKIWRPIVSVHCCINPILYFIGSNRKRKLFWTVLFRKRVHPTVCTVQAQEQAEKN, from the coding sequence ATGTCGTGGAAGTTTCCAATGCAAACCTATATGGACAGCTACGTAATCGGCATACACCCTCCCCACTACTGTTCGGTGACAAGGACGTATAAAAGATTTTATCTACCCGTGACTTATAGTGTTGTCTTCATACTGGGACTAACTCTGAATGGGTTACTACTCTGGCTGGTGTGCAGTCGCACACGCAGGTGGAGCTGCTCGGTGGTCTACATGGCCAACCTGGCAGTGGCGGACCTGCTCTACGTGCTGGCGCTGCCCCTGCTCATCATCAGCTATGGCATGGACGACCTCTGGCCGTTTGGGGACATAATTTGCAAGGCCGTGCGGTTCTTTTTCTACACCAACCTTCACTGTGGAATGATGTTCCTGATGTGCATCAGCGTCCATCGGCTCTTGGGTGTATGCTATCCCATTAAGGCCATGCGCTACCGCACTAAGAGGCTTGCTGTCATCGCCTCAAGCATGATCTGGATATTGGTGACCGCAGAAGTTTTGCCGACATTAGTTTTCGCCCACACCGGCTTCATCAACAATATGACGGTCTGTTTCGACATGACCAGTCCAGGAAAATTCAAGCAGTATTTCCCCTACGGTTTGTTTCTGGCTATAGTAGGGTTTATAATTCCTTTTCTGGTCATCCTCATTAGTAACTGTTCAATGGTGAGAGTTTTATCCAAACAGCAAAGCGACGGTTGCTCAAATGGCACAGCGATGCGCAACAAGTCTATTCGCACCTTGCTCGTTGTGTCTCTAATCTTCGTTGTGTGTTTCGGGCCGTATCATATCACAAGGACCCTTTACTTGTTCGTGCGAGTTTACATGCCCAGCAATTGTAAAGTTCTCAACGTGGTTATGTTCAGCTATAAGATATGGAGGCCCATCGTAAGTGTACACTGCTGTATCAACCCCATACTCTACTTCATTGGCTCCAACAGAAAACGCAAGCTTTTCTGGACTGTTTTATTCCGAAAGCGAGTGCATCCTACTGTGTGCACAGTGCAAGCTCAAGAGCAGGCCGAGAAAAATTAA